The sequence CTGTAGCGCGAAGCTGATATTTAAAGAACGGCAGGATAGGGAGCCTCTCTAAATCCTGCCGTTTTGTTGTTTTCGGGCGTTAGCTATTTAATTTTTTGCAATCGAAAGCCCTTATAAAATATTGAAAAATACATGAGGCTATATTATAGTTTTACGGTATGTGAAGCAATACAAACTATAGGGGGAGAGATACTTCATGAAATGTAAGCGGACGGCATTCTTTCTTTTAACGCTCGTATCCGCGGCGGCGCGTTTGAAGAAGCGTACGACGACGGTGCGATAGTAGCCGTCAGCACGCCGGAATAGACGAGTTAAACGCTTTACTCAAAGTGCTCGGCGGAACGCCAGACTGAACGTCGGCGAGCGAGCCCTCCTTGATTAAAGGGGGAGCGCCGAAGGAGCGTATTTTGATAAAGGAAGCAATCAGCGTTTTCTTAGCGTACGAGAGGGCGCCGAATGAAAAAATAAATCTCAGGAAGGAGAACGCAGACGGTATTTCTGAATAAAGAGCCAAAAAAGCTTATTGTTTTGCGGCGATTTAAAATATACTATGCCGTCTGCGACCAAAGATAAAAAATGATTTATGATACTATATTGCAGGCCATTGGGAATACTCCGATGATTCGGCTGAATCACATCGCTGATGAGGACAGCGCTGTGATTTTGGTGAAATTCGAGGCTTTAAACGTAGGCGGCTCCATTAAGACGAGGACCGCCTACAATATGATCTGTCAAGCCGAGAAAGAGGGCCTGCTGAGCAAAGACTCCATCATTGTTGAACCCACCAGCGGAAATCAGGGCATCGGGCTTGCTCTGGTAGGCGCTGTCAAAGGCTATAAAACCATCATAATCATGCCGGATTCTGTAAGCGAAGAGCGCAGAAAATTGGTCCGCCACTACGGCGCCAAGGTAAAACTGGTGCACGATTCAGGCGATATCGGCTCTTGTATCGACGAATGCCTTCAGACCGCGCTGAGAATGGCGAAAGAAAATCCGCTGGTTTACGTTCCCCAACAATTTTCCAACCCCAATAATACGATGGCGCACGTCAATCACACGGCGTTGGAGATACTTGCGCAGGTGGACGGGCCGATTCACGGCTTTTGTTCCGGAATCGGGACCGGCGGTACGATCACCGGCATCGGCAAGACTTTGAAGGAAAAAAATCCCGACATGACGATTTGGGCGGTGGAACCGGAAAAAGCGGCGATTTTATCGGGAGGGCTGATCGGCACCCATATCCAGATGGGAATCGGAGACGGCATCATCCCTGAAATCCTGGATCGGCGGATTTATGACGACATCTGCATCACCACAGATGACGAGGCGCTTGAGATGGCGAAGAGGCTGGCCCGGGAGGAGGGTTTGATGTGCGGCATCTCCAGCGGCACAAACGTCGTCGCGGCCGTGAAGCTTGCAAAGAAGCTTGGAGCGGGAAAGACGGTCGTTACCGTGCTGCCAGATACCGCCGAACGCTACTTCTCGACGCCGCTGTTCGAAGAATAATTTCGACGGCTCACTGACGAAGGTAATCGCTACGGTATGCTGAATGGTCGATAATCCGGCTTTGAAAAAAGATTTGAAGGAGGATCGCATGATTGATTTAGAGAAATTAAAAACAATACTCACCGGGTATAAAGCATACTTTCCGAGCCATTGGGATGATGAAAAATATAAGTGGGAGGCCGTCAAGCATTTTCAGGAGCGCTGGGATATCGATGCCGAGAACTTTGGCGAGATGTTCAAGCAAGCTACGGATAAGACCTACAATCTGCTTTCATCAGGCTATACCTATCCCAGGGGAATGATCACAAATTTTGCCAAGGCCGACGGTGGAGCGGTTCGTGCAATGTTCCTGGCTCTGTTTGATGAGACCGTTGATTTGGCTGTAAGGGTTGACGCGTTCCAAGCCGCCGCGGAAGAACTTAGAGCGAAGTACGACGACGGAACGTGGCGTAACCATTATCAAAACACGAATGCGATCAGCACCTATTTATGGCTGCGCTATCCGGACAAATATTACATTTATAAGTATGAGCTTTTCAGGGCCGCCGCATCCGAGCTGTCCGCTAATTATATGCCGAAAAGAAATGGTTCTGTAGATAGTTTGATCGGCGGCTATCGGATGTATGACGAAATATGTGCCGTTGTTAAGGCTGATAATGCCATTCGGGGTATGATTAGGAGCGCTTTAACGCCGGCGTGCTATCCTGATCCGGAAATGAAAACGGCTACCATCGATGTGGGATTCTATTTGGCCCGCTTTTATCCGGAGGAAAGAAAGTCCGAGGAAGAGGGAAAAGAATGGTTTCCGAAGGACTACTCTCCAAATCTGAGCGTCGATGATTGGGTCGGCTTGCTTAAAGACGCCTCCGTCTTTACGTACAGCGCCCTTCAGATCGTAGCCCGTATGAAAGATTACGGCGGCCAGGCCACTTGCAAGCAGCTGTCGATTAAATATGGCGAGAGTCCGAACTTTTATAATGGGGTTTCTTCTGCTCTTGCACGCCGCATCGCAGAGAAGACTGCGTGCCCCGTTATGCCTATGGATACAGAAAACGCTAAGTGGTGGCCTATTCTTTACACTGGCAAGAACGCTGATAGAAGCGTTGAAGGTACCTATATATGGAGGCTGCGCAGCGAGCTTAGCGAGGCTTTGGATAAGGTCGACCTTAGTGGTGTGGCGCTGTATGCGGATACAAAGGAGAAAACCCACGGATATTGGTGGTTGACCGCTAATCCGAAGATCTGGAGCTTTGCCGATATTAAGGTCGGCGAGGAACAGAGCTATACCCTCTACAATGAAAACGGGAACAAGAGACGCGTCTTCCAAAACTTCCTTGATGCAAAGGCAGGCGATATCGTTATCGGGTACGAGGCCAATCCGGTGAAGAAGGTCGTCGCTATCGCCCGTATCACGCAAGAAAACGATGGGAAGGCCATTTACTTTGAGAAGACCGAGGGGCTGCCGACGCCTATAGAGTATGCGGCGCTTCGGGAATGCCCCGAGCTTGATAAAATGGAGTTTTTCGTCCAGCCGAACGGCAGCCTCTTCAAGCTGACAAAGGGTGAATATGGTTTTATCATAGATATCATCAGAGAAGAAAATCCTCTTAGGCAGTCGGATGGCGTTGTTCAAAAATACACAAAGGCCGATTTTTTGAATAAGGTTTATATGACCGAGGAGCGATACGACGTGCTTGAGGCATTGCTTCGCAGCAAGATGAACGTCATCCTGCAGGGCGCGCCAGGTGTGGGAAAGACGTTCACTGCGAAGAAATTAGCCTATGCCCTGATGGGCGAAGCGGATGATTCCAGAATCGAAATGGTGCAGTTCCATCAGAATTACTCTTATGAAGACTTTATCATAGGCTATCGTCCTGATGGCGCTGGCTTCAAACTGACGGAAGGTATTTTCTATCGCTTTTGCCAAACGGCGGCAAACCACCCGGAGAAGGAGTACTTCTTTATCATAGATGAGATAAACCGGGGAAACATGAGTAAAATTTTCGGCGAGCTCCTGATGCTGATTGAGAGGGATTATCGTGGAACGAAGACGACGCTGGCATATAGCGGGATGCCGTTCTCTGTTCCGGGCAATCTGTACATTATCGGCATGATGAATACAGCGGACCGGAGTTTGGCGATGATAGATTATGCACTTCGTAGGAGATTCAGCTTCTTTGAGATTGAGCCGGGCTTTAATTCGGAGGGATTTACAAATTATCAGAGCTCCCTTGCCAACGAGACCTTTAACGCTCTGATCGACCAGATCAAGCTGCTCAACAAAGAAATCACAGATGACAAGTCCCTTGGCCGCGGCTTCCAGATCGGTCACAGCTATTTCTGCGGCAGAGAAAATGAGGGCTGTTCTAACGAGTGGATGCGTTCCGTAGTGGAATTTGACATATTGCCTATGCTTGGCGAGTACTGGTTTGATGCACCTGCAAAGCTGCAGCGTTGGGAAAAGAATTTGCGCGGCCTGTTTGATGACTAAAGATAAGGGCATATTCATAAAAAACATATATTAATGCTTTCTTACGCTTTTCAGTCGTTGAAGCAATTAGACTATGAAGAGGTGTCCTCGGAGGCGTTTGAAATGGGCCAAGACCTCTTTGCGGCGATTCTTTCTAAGGGTATCGCGCGGCAGTTGAAACAGGGGCTACACCGTGAATATATAACGAGGAATGAGACTCTTCCCGTGATGCGGGGAAAACTGGATATGCCGGAAACGATGTGCAGCCGAGTCCGGCGTGAGCAGAAACTGGCCTGTGAATTTGATGAGCTTTTGGAAAACAATCTTCCCAATCAGATTCTGAAAACGACTATGCATTATCTGGTGCGGGATGATGGAGTGGAAGTTGATCGTAAGGCAGCGTTAAAAAAGATTTTGGTATTTTTCGACGGGATCGATCTATTGGCGCCGCCAGAAATACAGTGGAGCCGCCTGCATTATCAGCGAAACAATGCTAACTATGAAATGCTGATGAACATATGCTATTTCGTTTTAGACGGGATGTTGCAGACCACGGAAAAAGGCGGCTACAAGATGGCGGTTTTCTCGGATGAACATATGGAGCGTCTGTATGAAAAGTTTATTCTGGAATACTACCGTCAGCGCCATACTTATCTAACAGAGGTCAAGGCGGCTCAAGTGAAGTGGCACCTTGCCGGAGAGGATAGCGAGGCTATGCTTCGCTTCCTTCCGGTTATGCAGACGGATATCATGCTCCGGTTGAATGAAAAGATACTGATTATTGACGCCAAGTACTATGGACGGACGCTGCAGCGGCGTTTTGATAAGTATACGCTGCCTTCGGGAAACTTGTATCAGATTTTCACTTATGTGAAGAATCAGGATAAAGAGAACAGCGGAAATGTTGCCGGGATATTGCTTTATGCCAAAACAGAAGAAACTATCGCTCCGGATTGCATGTTTAATATGGGGGGCAATTGGATAGGCGCGAAAACGCTTGATCTGAATGCCGACTTCAAATTTATATCCTCGCAGCTGGATAAAATCGCGGAAGACTTCTTTAGCGTTAAGGCTGTATGAAGTGGTGGATGGAAAAAGCGCCGGACGATTAGATTAATCATCGCAGGCTTCGATATTCTGCCTGCAAGCCAGTTATACTCCATTGAAAGTCCGCGTGCGCAAAAAAACAGGCCCTTTGCCGGGCCTGCTTGCTGTTGGATCTGGTTGTCGAATCTTACTTCCTCCTGCGGATGAGCGCCGCGCCGCAGAGGGCGAGCGTCGCGGCTCCGAACGCTCCGGCGTTGCAGCCGCCGGATGAGCCGTCGCGCGGCTCGGAGTCGATGCGGTCTGAGTAATGAGTCGTGATGTTCTCGTTGCGGTCTATAGTGCCGACGTGGTTGCCGCCGTTGCTGGCGAACTTGCCGTCGTAGCGCGCCTTCCAGAGTTCGCCCGTCCAAAAGGGGAATTCGCTCGGATCGCTCTCCGCCGTGATCATACCCTCGGGCGGATACTTTTCTTTGTTTACCTGCCGTCTTGCCTCGGCCGTCTCTTCGTCGGTGTAGTTGATGCTGATGTCCTGCGCCGTCTTTTTGTCGCCGCTTACGACATAGTTGTTTATGATCTCGCAGTTTTTGAACGTCGCTTCGCCGACGGTTTTCATCACGTTGTCGGCGTGCGAGCCGTCGAACGCGTAGAGCCCCGCGCCGTCGGCCGTCGCTTCGTTGCCGCTGATCGTGCAGTTCTCGAGGGTCACGGTGCTCGCGACGTCTAAGATCATGCCACCGCCGCGGTTGCCCCTGTTGTTGACGACCCGGCAGCCGACCATCTTCGCCGCCGAACTATAGAAGAGGATGCCGCCGCCGTAGCCGAGGCTGTTGGCGGTGACGTCGTTGTCTTTGAATACGCAGTTCTCGAAGTAATTCTCTTTGCCGTTTTCCGAGTTGATGTAGGCGCCGCCGCCGCGTCCGCCCTTATGTCCGCTGACGGTGCAGTTGTACATCTTCACATTGCCGCCCCAGTCGCCGCCGCGCTTGGCGCCTTTGCCCGGGTCGACGTAGATGCCGCCGCCGCGCGAGCCGCTTCTGTTGTCGCGGATGTCGCAGCTCGTAAGGATCGCGCTGCCTTTGAGGTAAAGGCCGCCGGAGCGGTCCTTGCCTACGTTCTCGGCGATCGTGCAGTTGTCGAACGTGACGGTCGCCTTCGGCTCTATAAAAAGAGCGGCGCCTCCCTGCTCCGTGTGCACGCCGGCCACTGTTCCGTTCTTGACGATTTTACAGCCCTCGAACGCGACCCGGCTGCCCTCGCCGATGAACGCGCCGCCGCCGGAAGCCGTCTGCGCACCGCCGCCTTCGGTTATCGTGAGGTCTTTTAGCGTGACCTTCGCGCCGTCGGCGGTGACGCCGCTTATGTAGAAGCAGCGGACCTCTCCCGCGCCCGATACCGTGTGCCCGGCGCCTTCGATCGTGATCGGTTTGCTGATGACTATGCCCTCTACGCCGGCTGCGCCGTCGGCCGCCGGGTCGTAGCTGTAGTCGTCGGCGAGCGCGACCGTCGCGCCGTTGCCCGCCGCGTCGATCACTCCCTGAAGGTCGCTGAAATTACCAGCTTCAGCGGCCGCGCCGCCGAACAGGAGCAGTGCCGCGCACAAAATACCCACATACCTTGCTGCCGTCCGTTTCAATTTGAAGCCCCCCTAATTATTTTGTTGTTGCAACTTTGTACCAACTTACTGATTATCGTATACCGAGGGCTTCTCTGTCTATTTTTTGGTCAGTTGAATTTATTTTTGCCACTTTGTTTCATTTATATTTTTTGAGAGATCGACCGTGATTTGTATTAAAAACATATAATGAGTTTTTTGCTTCGATTCCCTCGCCTCCGTCCGGCTACGCCTCGGGCTCAGAGCGAGCGCAGGATTTTTTCCACCTCTTTATTTTCTTCGGGAAGTCCTATCGAAAGGCGCACTGCAGGCATGCCTCGGCACGTCATGAAGCGCGCGGCTATCCCTTTTTCTTCGAGCGCCGTTCTGAGCGCGTCTCCCTTTTCTCCCGGGAACATTAGGATGAAGTTAGCGCGCGACGGCACGAAGCGTATGCCGCGCTCTTTAAGGACGGCGCTTAGCTTTTCGCGCTCTTCCGCCGTCCTCGTCCGCGTTTCGCTCAGGAAGGCTTCTTCGTCGAGAGCCGCCGACGCGCCGGCTTCGGCCGCCGCCGTTACGCAGTAGGGCTCGCGCACGCGATAGAGGCAGTCTATCAGCATCGGATGCGCCGCTCCCCAGCCGACGCGCAGCCCCGCAAGGGCGAATATTTTTGAGAAGGTGCGGCATATCATCAGATTTGGAAAATCTTTGAGCAGAGAGAAGGGCTCGGCGTCGTCGGCGCCGCTGAATTCCGCATAGGCCTGGTCGAGTATCACGATGACGTGCCTCGGGATTTTTCCAAGCATCGCGCGGATGCCGGCCGTTTCGGCGAGCGTGCCGGTAGGGTTGTTCGGGTTGCAGAAGAAGAGCATTTTCGTCGCCGGCGTTACCGCTTCGGCGAATTTCGCCGGTTCCTGCTCAAACGCGGCGGAGAGCGGGACCTTTACGACCTTCGCGCCGGCTATCGCGGCGTTCGAAGCGTAAACGCCGAAGGTACATTCGCCGCAGACTACTTCGTCGCCTTTATCGAGGAATGCGCGCGAGAGCATCGTAAACATGCCGTCAAGGCCGTTCGACGTGATGATCTGCTCCGGCGCGAGTCCGAAGCGCGCGGCGAGCTTTTTGCGCAGCGCCGTGTTCCTGCTGTCGGGGTAGCGGTTGCCCTTTTCGAGAGCGGCGCGCATCGCTTCGAGCGCGCCTTTAGGCACTCCGGCGTTGTTTTCGTTCGCCGAGAGTATTATCTTCGGCTCCGAGATCGGCGCGGCGTCGTAGGGCGCTACATTCCTGACGGAAGGGCGCGTCAGTTTTTCAAAATATTCTTTTAAATCTTCCGGCATAAAAATTTTCCTCCCTTGTTTTTAATCGAAGGAGTCGGAGAGAGCGTCCGCCACCGCCTCTTCTGTCGTGTCGTATCTGAATTCCGCTTCGGGCAGCATGGTGCCTATTGCGGCGAAGCGCCCCCTTCCGAAGGCCTCCGCCGCCTGCATGTCGCTCGCCGTGTCGCCGAAGAATACGGGCGACGACGCGCCGAGGCGGCGGCAGAGTATTTCAAGCCCCAGCGGCGACGGCTTCGTTATGCCGCTGTCCGATTTGATCACGAGCTCGTCGGGGAAGTCCTCCCAGCCGAGGCTCTCCTTCGCGAGCTCCCATTCGAGCGTGTCGCGGCCGGAGTATATCGCAGCTGGCGCGCCAAGCTCGCGCCAATGCCTATTCAGCATCGGCGTTTCGAGCAGGTGCAGCCCCTTCCCCTTCGTCCCGTAAAGCTCCGAGCATAATTTTCGGATTTCGCGGCGCGGCGCGGCCTCTCCATATTTGATCGCCACCCATTCGCCTAGGGGGTCTTTATAATCCGCGATCTCGGCGGCTAGCTTCCAGGCGCGCGGCAGAGCGCGCGAGAGCAGCTTTTCTCCGCTCGCCGCGGCGACGCAGAGGAGCGTCCAGGCGATGTCGTAGTCGTCGTTGAAGGCGCCGTGACGCTTCAGCACGCGCTCCATGTCGGCGTCGTATCCGCCGCAGTCCGCCGCGCCTCCGCAATATTTTTCCCAGCCCTTCATGACGGCCCGCTTTATCACCTCGGGAAACGATTCCCGCACGTCGAGCAGTACGCCGTCGACGTCGAATATCAAAGCGTCGGCTTTGAAATTTCCCTTCATCTTCATCTCCCCGTTCCATTCGCGGCTCTTTTCCGCGGCTTGCCGCGCCTTAAAATGTCATAAATACTTCTCCGCGCCGTTTGCAAAAACCGCATTAAGATGATATTATATATCGCACGTAAAAAAATATCAAGCTATCTATTTAGCTAAGTAAAATAATAGCATGGCTGAAGAAAGGATGACGCGTATGATAAGAAATCCGAAAGGCTGCGACAATATCGGCGGGGCGCTCGCCGCGAACATGGAAGAGTGCAGAGGCGCGCTGATGCATTTATTTTCCCTTTACGGATATCATCCCTTCAGCCCGGCGGAATTCCAGCTGATAGAGGACGTTTGGGGCAAGCTCTCGACGGCGCGCGCCCGCAGGCTCATCCCGGTGATGTCGCCGCTCGGCGAGCCGTGCGTGCTTCGCGGCGACCTTACGCTTTCCGCCGTAGCGTATCTCGCGGGGCACCACACTCAAAGCGAATGGCCTCTGCGCCTATCTTATGCGGACAGAGTCTATTCCGTGCCGGCGCCGCCGAAGAGCAACCTCGAGGAGAGCCAGGTCGGAGTGGAGCTGATAGGCTGCGACGACGAGGGCGCTGATGCGGAGGCCGCGGCGCTGCTTTTCCGCGCGCTCGACCTGCTCGGCATCGAAAATTCCGCGGTCGTGCTCGGCGACGTCTCGTTTTTGTCGTACCTCTTCTCGCCGCTGCCGCAGGCTCTTTCTTCCGAACTTGCCGACGCGCTGAGCGAAAGGGCCTATACGAGGTACAGCGCGCTGCTCGGCTCGGCGCCGCTCTCAGGCGAGAGGCTGCGGCTGTTGAAGCGCATCCCCCTTCTCAAAGGAAATGCGGCCGTGATAGGCGAGGCGATGGCCCTGCTGGACGATCCCGGGATACTGATGCCGCTCAGGCGGCTCTGCGGCGAGCTCTGCTCTCTCGGCTACGAAAGGCGGCTGCGCGTCGACCTTTCCTTCGTGCGCGACCTCGGCTACTACAGCGGCCCGATCTATAACGCCTATTCCGCGGACGGCGCGCTGCTCGGCGGCGGCGGACGCTACGACGGGCTGCTCGCGGCGGAGGGCATCGGGGGGCAGGCGGTCGGCTTCGGGCTCAACCTTAAGGAGCTCGCGTCGCACTGCGCCGCGCAGCAGCGCGCGCCCCTCGTGACTCTCTGGTGCGGCGGCTGCAAGTCTTCCGACGCGCTGCGCTATGCGGACGCGCTTTCCAAGAAGGACGTTTTGTTCGAGCTCTCGTGGACGAGGGACGCGGAGGCGTCGCGCGCCGGCGCGAAGCGGCGCGGCTCCCGCTGGTGGGCGGATCTCGGCGCTAAGAGCGCTCTTATGCTCGCGCGCGATCGCGCGGCGTCGCTCAAAGATTTTGAAGAGGAGGCGCTCTCATGCTGACCTTAGCGCTTCCCACCGGGCGCTCGTTCGGCGAATGCGTGAAGATACTCGAGTGTTCGGGGCTTCCCGTCTCCGGGCTGAAAGACGCGGGGCGCAGCCTCGTTATAGAGGAAGGCGCGTTCCGTTACATCCTGTCTAAGCCCTCCGACGTCCCGGCGATGGTCTATTATGGAGCGGCCGACCTCGCCCTCGCGGGCAACGACGTGATAGAGGAGGCGGGCATAGCGCTCGCCGAGCTGCTCGACACTGGGCTCGGCCGCTGCCGCATGGCCGTCGCCGGGCCGTCGGAGATCGCCGAGAAATTCCGCGGCGGCGCGCAGCGCCTGATGGGGCTGAAGGTCGCGACGAAATACGCGCGCCTCGCCGAGAGGACCTTCGCCGGCTGGGGAGTCCAGATAAAGCTGCTGAAGCTGAACGGCTCCGTCGAGCTCGCTCCCGCGCTCGGCCTCGCGGACTGCATATTCGACGTCGTACAGACGGGAAAGACGCTCGAAGCGAACGGCCTTTCCGTTATAAAAGAAACCTTGCCGGTGTCGCTGCGCCTCGTCGCGGGCGTTTCGTCGATCCAGCTGCGCTGGAACTCGATATTCGGCGTCGTCGGCGCTGTAAATTCGGCTGTGGAGGCGAAAAAATGGAAGCAAGGATAGTAAGGCGCACAAAAGAGACAAGCATAGAACTGATTTTGAACGATGAATTCAGCGGAAGGAAAATATATATAAACTGCGGCTTTTTGGCGCATATGATCGACCTGCTCTGCCATCGCGCCTCTTTAGGCGTAGAGCTGACGGCGCACGGCGACATAGAGGTAGACTCGCACCACCTGACCGAGGACGTCGGGATGGTGATGGGGCAGGCGCTGCGCAGAATCGCCGCGGAACGCCCGATACGCCGCTACGCGTCGGCGCTGCTGCCGATGGACGGCTCCTTAGCGCGGATCGCGCTCGACTTCAGCGGGCGCGGCGGCCTCTGGTGGCGCGGCGAATTCCCGTCGCAGAAGTGCGGCGACTTCGACACGGAGCTCGTCCCAGAATTCTTCGCCGGCTTTGCGCGCGAAGCGGGGCTGACGCTGCACATCGCGCTGCTTGAGACGGACAACTCGCATCACGCGGCGGAGGCCGTATTCAAAGGCGTCGGGCTCGCGCTGAAAGAGGCGCTTGCGCCCTCTGAAAGCGCGCCGAGCACGAAGGGCGTCTGGCTGTGATAGTCTTTCCCGCTGTAGACCTCTACGGGGGCAGGGTAGTGCGCCTCCTGCGGGGCGACTATTCGAAGATGCGCGGATACGCCGTCGACCCCGTGGAGGCGGCGAAGGGCTTCCGTGACGCCGGCTGTTTACAGATTCATATAGTCGACCTCGAAGGGGCGAAAGCGGGAGAGCCGAAGCATCTGGACGCGCTCGAAAAAATCGCCGCGCTCGGCCTCTTCGTGCAATACGGCGGCGGGCTGCGCAGCGCCGACGCGGTCGCGCGCGCGCTGAATTCCGGCGCGGCGCGCGTGATGGCCGGCAGCCTCATATTTAAAGATATGAGGCGCGCGCCGGAGCTGGCTGCGCGCTTCGGCGGCAAAATAATGGCCGCCGTGGATGTAAAAGAAGGAAAAGCCGCTTACGCCGGCTGGCTGAAAAAGAGCGCGCTGAGCGCGCGCGAGGCGGTGGAGCGCCTTTCCTCCGCGGGCTTTTCGTCGTTCCTGATAACGCAGACCGAGCGCGACGGAACGATGGGCGGCACGGACGCCGATTTTTACCTTCCCTTTACTGTTAAGGGCAGGTATATCGCGGCGGCTGGCGGCGTGACGGACGAACGCGATATCGCGGCGCTCGCGCGCGCCGGCGTCGACGCGGCGGTAATAGGAAAAAGCCTTTACGAAGGCGGAATCACGCTGAAAGCCGCTCTTGCCGCGGCAAAAAGCGCTTAGAAAGAGGAAAAAGATAAATGATGAAACTTGACCTTGCCAAAATAAAATTCGACGACGCAGGGCTCGTCCCCGTCGTCGTACAGGACGCTCTGACGGCGGAGGTGCTGATGACGGCGTGGG is a genomic window of Synergistes jonesii containing:
- a CDS encoding imidazoleglycerol-phosphate dehydratase; translated protein: MEARIVRRTKETSIELILNDEFSGRKIYINCGFLAHMIDLLCHRASLGVELTAHGDIEVDSHHLTEDVGMVMGQALRRIAAERPIRRYASALLPMDGSLARIALDFSGRGGLWWRGEFPSQKCGDFDTELVPEFFAGFAREAGLTLHIALLETDNSHHAAEAVFKGVGLALKEALAPSESAPSTKGVWL
- a CDS encoding 1-(5-phosphoribosyl)-5-[(5-phosphoribosylamino)methylideneamino]imidazole-4-carboxamide isomerase, with protein sequence MIVFPAVDLYGGRVVRLLRGDYSKMRGYAVDPVEAAKGFRDAGCLQIHIVDLEGAKAGEPKHLDALEKIAALGLFVQYGGGLRSADAVARALNSGAARVMAGSLIFKDMRRAPELAARFGGKIMAAVDVKEGKAAYAGWLKKSALSAREAVERLSSAGFSSFLITQTERDGTMGGTDADFYLPFTVKGRYIAAAGGVTDERDIAALARAGVDAAVIGKSLYEGGITLKAALAAAKSA